The following proteins are encoded in a genomic region of Neorickettsia risticii str. Illinois:
- the ychF gene encoding redox-regulated ATPase YchF has translation MGLKCGIVGLPNVGKSTLFNAMTQTQAAEAANYPFCTIEPNIAKVPEYDERLVQIAEISAAQKVIFSQLEIVDIAGLVKGANKGEGLGNKFLSHIREVDLIIHVLRCFPDDNIRHVHGKVDPVYDAEIIKTELLLADIQSLENRLKKSKTSSQVIEQALEILNKKNPLPYDLMDQTFKELHLLSAKPVLYVCNVPQEDVVSGNNFSKQAEKFAQDSMSEAVKVSAAIEAEISLLESAEDRKLFLNELGLEESQLNKVIRASSRLLDLIVFFTAGEKEARAWPIKRGSTAPQAAGTIHTDFEKKFIKAETISFTDYITFGGEQKCKALGKIRSEGREYVVQDGDIILFKHG, from the coding sequence ATGGGCTTAAAGTGCGGAATCGTTGGACTTCCAAATGTCGGAAAGTCGACATTATTTAATGCGATGACGCAAACACAAGCAGCCGAAGCTGCAAACTATCCTTTCTGCACAATAGAACCAAACATTGCTAAAGTACCAGAATATGATGAGCGCCTTGTTCAAATAGCTGAGATTTCAGCGGCACAAAAAGTCATATTCAGCCAATTAGAAATCGTTGATATTGCAGGGCTAGTTAAGGGAGCAAATAAAGGTGAGGGATTAGGTAATAAATTCCTTTCCCACATAAGAGAAGTGGATCTCATAATACACGTGCTGAGATGTTTTCCAGATGACAATATAAGACACGTTCACGGGAAGGTAGACCCTGTGTACGATGCGGAAATCATAAAAACTGAGTTGCTCCTTGCAGACATTCAGAGTCTAGAAAATCGTCTCAAAAAAAGTAAAACCTCTAGTCAGGTAATAGAACAAGCTCTAGAGATATTAAATAAAAAAAATCCTCTTCCATATGATCTAATGGATCAAACATTTAAGGAACTGCATCTATTAAGTGCAAAGCCGGTTCTATATGTGTGTAATGTCCCACAAGAAGATGTCGTCTCAGGAAACAATTTCAGCAAACAGGCAGAAAAATTCGCACAGGACAGTATGTCTGAAGCAGTGAAAGTTTCTGCAGCAATAGAAGCGGAAATCTCACTGTTAGAGTCAGCAGAAGACCGCAAACTTTTTTTGAATGAACTTGGCCTAGAAGAATCACAATTGAATAAGGTAATCCGGGCAAGTTCAAGGCTCCTTGACCTCATTGTCTTTTTCACTGCAGGAGAAAAAGAAGCAAGAGCCTGGCCTATAAAAAGAGGCTCTACAGCCCCTCAGGCAGCTGGAACGATTCATACAGACTTCGAAAAAAAGTTTATTAAGGCCGAAACAATAAGCTTCACAGACTATATCACTTTCGGCGGTGAGCAGAAATGTAAAGCACTCGGTAAAATTCGTTCAGAGGGTCGCGAGTACGTCGTACAAGATGGAGATATAATCCTTTTTAAACACGGGTAG
- a CDS encoding thioredoxin domain-containing protein — protein MSYKLFLCGLAALISFSLAFSAPSSLHSDALKFNPRTVRVSENLLFPADLPVGSTDAPITIVDYSSFSCTHCKAAFEKLILPVYEKYVRTGKVMLIMRDFPLDKLSFNASVFLGCYRKTIIPDDEHVIRLITKLFDIGSGAKSKEDAEKMFDGIVSDSNLQGSTKEKFLSCMEDLGVKDEVLYSKLFGIKKIGIDGTPMIFINGERYTGPFKFSFFERKIEKILNDRKS, from the coding sequence ATGTCTTATAAGTTGTTTCTGTGCGGCTTAGCTGCTCTTATTTCTTTTTCGCTTGCTTTTTCCGCACCGTCGTCCTTGCACTCTGATGCGTTAAAATTCAATCCTAGAACAGTGAGGGTAAGTGAAAACCTTCTCTTTCCCGCTGATTTACCTGTAGGTAGCACTGATGCGCCTATTACGATAGTTGATTACTCCTCTTTCTCCTGTACACACTGCAAGGCTGCCTTTGAAAAGCTTATCCTACCTGTATACGAAAAATACGTTAGGACAGGCAAAGTCATGCTAATCATGAGGGACTTTCCGCTTGATAAGTTATCGTTCAATGCGTCTGTTTTTCTTGGGTGCTATCGTAAAACCATAATCCCTGATGACGAACACGTGATCAGACTAATAACAAAACTCTTTGATATCGGAAGCGGCGCAAAAAGCAAGGAAGATGCTGAAAAAATGTTTGACGGTATTGTTTCGGATTCGAATCTTCAGGGGAGCACAAAAGAGAAGTTTCTCTCCTGCATGGAAGACCTTGGTGTCAAGGACGAGGTGTTATATTCAAAGCTGTTCGGAATCAAGAAAATAGGTATTGATGGTACCCCGATGATTTTCATCAATGGTGAAAGGTACACGGGACCTTTTAAATTTTCTTTTTTTGAGAGGAAGATAGAAAAGATCCTGAACGATAGAAAATCATAG
- the trmD gene encoding tRNA (guanosine(37)-N1)-methyltransferase TrmD yields the protein MRFVVLTMFPEVFPGPLGASVIGRGLASGCWSLEVVPIRRFAVNSRVDDAPYGGGPGMVMRADVLGEAFEYANSTYEIKRRIFLSPRGTKFVQNSIASLVEADSVLLICGRFEGVDQRFLNYYNVEELSVGDYVLSGGEIAAMAVIDSCVRCIPGVLGNLQSLECESFVGSSLEYDHYTRPNLWKGLSVPEVLMSGNHRKISEWRVNSAATTTGRNRPDLVEEKG from the coding sequence GTGCGCTTTGTCGTCCTGACGATGTTTCCGGAGGTTTTTCCTGGGCCTTTGGGTGCGTCTGTAATCGGTAGGGGGTTGGCCAGTGGATGTTGGTCCCTCGAAGTGGTTCCGATAAGGCGTTTTGCTGTAAATAGCCGCGTTGATGATGCTCCTTACGGTGGGGGACCTGGTATGGTGATGCGTGCGGATGTCCTGGGCGAGGCGTTTGAGTATGCTAACTCTACCTATGAGATAAAGAGGCGTATATTTCTTAGCCCTAGGGGCACGAAATTCGTACAGAACTCTATCGCTAGTTTAGTGGAAGCCGATAGTGTCCTGTTAATTTGTGGACGCTTCGAAGGAGTTGACCAAAGATTCTTGAATTACTACAATGTTGAAGAGCTCAGTGTCGGTGATTACGTGCTTTCTGGTGGTGAAATTGCTGCTATGGCGGTGATAGACAGTTGTGTAAGATGTATTCCCGGAGTTTTAGGTAATCTGCAGAGTCTCGAGTGTGAGAGCTTTGTCGGTTCCTCATTGGAGTACGACCATTACACGCGGCCGAACCTCTGGAAAGGATTGAGTGTCCCTGAGGTTCTTATGAGTGGAAACCACAGGAAAATAAGTGAGTGGAGAGTTAACTCCGCTGCAACCACGACGGGTAGAAATAGGCCGGATTTGGTTGAAGAAAAAGGTTAG
- a CDS encoding DsbA family protein yields MRTFLLVLALVAIAGFPFVSNWYYGRVRDSYAISQTEKVVEEYIKKNPEKILESVNQYRLAQFEEQQKQKEQEMSRLIAQHKSEVFDTRYPSFVAENGKATLVEFFDASCGYCKLASQILLKLKRDYPNVTYTLRSLPILGQSSLIAAKYDTGVFLFMKEKDIQDSKYSDFHSKLMSHEGTYTPEVVTGILSEISLDPQEVLKFVEKNEGEISSMVEATVQLAQKLRLEGTPVFIVGDKIVQGVSEAGLREILEKAS; encoded by the coding sequence ATGAGAACCTTTTTGTTAGTACTTGCCCTTGTTGCTATAGCAGGTTTTCCTTTTGTGTCGAATTGGTATTACGGGCGTGTCAGAGACTCTTATGCGATCTCGCAAACGGAGAAGGTCGTGGAAGAGTACATAAAGAAGAATCCAGAAAAAATACTAGAGTCAGTAAACCAGTATCGTCTCGCACAGTTTGAGGAACAACAAAAACAAAAAGAGCAGGAAATGAGCAGGCTGATAGCTCAGCACAAAAGCGAGGTTTTTGACACTCGTTATCCGTCCTTTGTCGCAGAAAATGGAAAGGCTACCTTGGTTGAATTCTTCGATGCTTCGTGTGGCTATTGTAAGCTCGCCTCACAAATTCTGCTGAAGTTAAAACGTGATTATCCCAATGTTACGTACACTCTGAGGAGTTTGCCTATTCTTGGACAGAGCTCGTTGATTGCTGCAAAATACGATACCGGTGTTTTTCTTTTTATGAAGGAGAAAGACATTCAAGATTCGAAGTACTCTGATTTTCACTCCAAGCTAATGTCTCATGAGGGTACTTACACACCAGAGGTCGTCACAGGAATACTTTCTGAAATCAGCCTTGATCCGCAAGAAGTATTGAAATTCGTCGAGAAGAATGAGGGTGAAATTTCCAGTATGGTCGAGGCAACCGTACAACTTGCACAAAAATTGCGGCTAGAGGGAACGCCCGTATTTATCGTTGGTGATAAGATAGTGCAGGGTGTAAGTGAGGCTGGACTTCGCGAGATACTTGAAAAGGCATCATAA
- the rplS gene encoding 50S ribosomal protein L19 — protein MGILAKFNEAQREALSEGRNYPEFRAGYTMSVEFYVQGTSGRTQVFKGLCIGKSNKGVHSSFTLRKLSVHDVYVERTFRLYWPSIKSISVEREGRVRRAKLYYIRALTGKATRIRKEYRN, from the coding sequence ATGGGTATCTTAGCTAAATTTAATGAGGCTCAGAGGGAAGCTCTTTCTGAAGGTAGGAACTATCCCGAGTTTAGAGCCGGCTACACTATGAGTGTAGAGTTTTATGTCCAAGGTACCTCTGGACGTACTCAAGTTTTTAAGGGTCTTTGTATTGGAAAAAGTAACAAGGGTGTGCATTCTTCTTTCACTTTGCGTAAGCTTTCTGTGCATGATGTTTATGTCGAGCGTACTTTTCGTTTGTACTGGCCTTCAATCAAGTCCATTTCAGTTGAGAGAGAGGGTAGAGTGAGAAGGGCTAAGCTTTACTATATTAGGGCTCTAACCGGGAAGGCAACGAGAATAAGAAAAGAATATCGTAATTAA
- the rpmA gene encoding 50S ribosomal protein L27: MATKKAGGSSSNGRDSIGKRLGLKKFGSETVIPGDIIVRQRGTKFHPGRNVGMGSDHTIFAIKSGSVSFSVGLRGRRFVHVL, translated from the coding sequence ATGGCAACGAAGAAGGCCGGTGGTAGTAGTAGCAACGGTAGGGATTCGATAGGTAAAAGGTTAGGCTTGAAGAAATTTGGCAGCGAGACCGTAATTCCGGGTGACATAATAGTAAGACAGCGCGGAACGAAGTTTCATCCTGGCAGAAATGTCGGAATGGGTAGCGATCATACTATTTTCGCTATAAAGTCTGGCTCTGTATCGTTTTCTGTCGGTCTCAGGGGTCGGCGTTTTGTTCACGTGCTATAG
- a CDS encoding alpha/beta hydrolase codes for MKGEGSEILFASSLGKLHGYYHDVPGAQSVALVLPPNPRYGATMKNKVVKCIYSCFASKGFSVLRMNYRGVGYSSGQVSVRDEDLIRDANAAIEWLQSCYPLVSSFWVSGFSFGAWLALNLVMRRPEISGFVAVALPLKVYDFSFLSPCIVPGLIVQGDQDQFCDVADLVKLTSPVSERLGKFKVEILEGADCRMSDSSNLGLLQQKIDDYLSFALSPAPVRVPFEDEEVYHDTDMEERILVEEQV; via the coding sequence ATGAAAGGGGAAGGTTCTGAAATACTTTTTGCTAGCTCTTTAGGGAAGCTCCATGGGTATTATCATGATGTTCCCGGTGCCCAGTCTGTAGCGCTTGTTCTGCCGCCTAATCCGAGGTATGGTGCTACGATGAAAAACAAAGTCGTGAAGTGTATTTACTCTTGTTTTGCTAGCAAGGGTTTTTCGGTTCTCAGAATGAATTATAGGGGGGTTGGGTATTCCTCCGGTCAAGTTAGCGTGCGAGATGAGGATTTGATCAGGGATGCCAATGCCGCTATAGAATGGCTGCAGTCCTGTTATCCGTTGGTAAGTTCGTTTTGGGTTTCTGGCTTTTCTTTTGGTGCCTGGCTTGCGTTGAATCTGGTTATGCGAAGACCGGAAATTTCAGGCTTCGTAGCAGTAGCCCTTCCATTGAAAGTATACGACTTTTCTTTTTTGTCTCCGTGTATTGTGCCTGGCCTGATTGTTCAGGGGGACCAAGACCAATTTTGTGATGTTGCTGATTTAGTTAAGCTTACCTCTCCCGTTTCAGAGAGGCTGGGCAAGTTTAAGGTTGAAATTCTTGAAGGTGCTGACTGTCGCATGAGCGACAGCTCCAACCTTGGGCTTTTGCAGCAGAAGATTGACGATTATTTGTCATTTGCCCTCTCTCCAGCACCAGTACGTGTACCGTTCGAAGACGAAGAGGTCTATCATGACACTGATATGGAAGAGCGGATCCTGGTTGAGGAGCAAGTTTAG
- the rplU gene encoding 50S ribosomal protein L21: MIYRCTISKPWPVRLYFTFFESGFTIFSSGVGDAFMLAVVEQGSKQYLVRKGQVISVEKIAAEPGKEVEISCVKCVLDEEARPHFGVGTVKAKVLAQERGEKLVIFKKRRRKNSRRRNGHRQYVTILRVTDVAL, encoded by the coding sequence TTGATATACAGGTGCACAATATCTAAGCCTTGGCCCGTGAGGCTGTACTTTACTTTTTTTGAGTCAGGATTTACAATCTTCTCCAGTGGTGTCGGGGATGCCTTTATGCTTGCGGTAGTCGAACAAGGGAGTAAACAATACCTTGTCAGGAAAGGACAGGTTATCAGTGTGGAGAAGATCGCTGCTGAGCCAGGGAAAGAGGTTGAGATTTCTTGTGTGAAGTGTGTTCTTGACGAGGAGGCCAGACCTCACTTCGGTGTTGGTACCGTTAAAGCCAAGGTTTTAGCGCAAGAAAGAGGTGAGAAGCTTGTCATTTTCAAGAAGAGGCGCAGAAAAAATTCGCGCAGGCGGAATGGCCATAGACAATATGTGACGATCCTCAGAGTCACAGATGTTGCTTTGTAG
- the trxA gene encoding thioredoxin, which translates to MDELKDFSTQVSGVPGLVLLDFWADWCAPCKQLIPTLEAFAESAENVKVYKVNIDGPGQDLAVSNGVRAVPTLILFKDGKIVDRKVGALSLSQLKEWVATFS; encoded by the coding sequence ATGGATGAACTGAAAGATTTTTCGACGCAGGTTTCTGGGGTTCCTGGCCTTGTTCTTTTGGATTTTTGGGCAGATTGGTGTGCGCCGTGTAAGCAGTTAATTCCTACACTTGAGGCTTTTGCGGAGTCCGCTGAAAATGTGAAGGTATATAAAGTCAATATAGATGGTCCTGGTCAGGACTTGGCTGTCTCTAATGGTGTAAGGGCTGTTCCAACGTTGATCCTGTTTAAAGACGGAAAAATTGTGGATCGTAAAGTTGGGGCTCTGTCACTGTCGCAACTCAAAGAGTGGGTTGCCACGTTCTCCTAG
- the metG gene encoding methionine--tRNA ligase — protein sequence MRYYVTTPVYYVNDNPHIGHAYSSLIADVLTRALRLAGHEVRFTTGTDEHGQKVQNTAKKHGKCEIDFVDHVSRRFRDLCVAMHYEFSDFIRTTETRHKEAVQTLWSTISKNNSISLGEYSGWYSERDEAFYTEAELQNGLAPTGAPVSWTKEACYFFKLSQFSEPLKKLYAENPTFIQPKSRFNEMLAFLNTGMHDLSISRTRVKWGINVPDDPAHTVYVWLDALTNYVSSIGYPNTSTDSLFSAFWDNARVIHIIGKDILRFHSIYWPAFLMAANLKTPDVILAHGWWLNDGEKISKSLGNIIDPFELISEFGVDPVRYFLIREITVGKDGNFSKVNLKERINSELADNIGNLFHRTLTLTAKLLGPKIGEIYESENELLEFAYSLAKEYKNDIELLDLNSSLDRIIQLSSKANEYISMEEPWKLKEKPETAGRILHSVLEALRVIAIGLQPFVPQSASTMLDLLAVPPGERKLANMNKESRTRPGTQIKLPISPLFRKHQ from the coding sequence ATGCGCTATTACGTTACCACTCCAGTGTATTATGTAAATGATAATCCACATATAGGTCACGCATACAGCAGCTTAATAGCTGATGTACTGACAAGAGCACTTAGGTTGGCCGGTCATGAAGTACGTTTCACAACGGGAACCGATGAGCACGGACAAAAAGTGCAAAATACAGCAAAAAAACATGGAAAATGTGAAATAGACTTTGTAGACCATGTAAGTAGACGCTTCCGTGATTTATGCGTGGCAATGCATTACGAGTTCTCTGACTTCATACGCACAACCGAAACTAGACATAAAGAAGCCGTTCAAACACTGTGGAGTACCATAAGTAAGAATAATTCTATTTCCTTGGGCGAGTACTCAGGATGGTACTCTGAGAGAGATGAAGCCTTTTATACAGAAGCCGAACTTCAGAATGGCCTTGCTCCAACAGGGGCACCCGTGTCGTGGACAAAAGAAGCATGTTACTTTTTTAAACTCTCTCAATTCTCTGAACCGCTGAAGAAGCTTTATGCTGAGAATCCAACATTTATACAACCAAAAAGTAGATTCAATGAGATGTTGGCCTTCCTTAATACTGGTATGCACGACCTATCCATTTCTAGAACCCGAGTCAAGTGGGGAATAAATGTTCCAGATGACCCAGCACACACAGTGTATGTCTGGCTTGATGCACTAACGAATTATGTATCTTCCATTGGCTACCCCAATACAAGTACTGACTCTTTGTTCTCCGCTTTTTGGGACAATGCACGCGTAATACACATAATAGGAAAGGATATATTACGCTTCCACTCAATATACTGGCCAGCTTTCCTTATGGCAGCAAATTTGAAAACGCCCGATGTGATACTTGCACACGGCTGGTGGCTTAATGATGGCGAGAAAATTTCAAAATCACTCGGAAACATAATAGACCCATTCGAATTAATTTCTGAATTTGGTGTAGATCCAGTACGGTATTTCCTTATAAGAGAAATAACAGTTGGGAAAGATGGTAACTTCAGCAAGGTAAATTTAAAAGAACGAATCAACAGTGAACTAGCTGACAATATAGGAAACCTTTTCCATAGGACACTCACTTTGACAGCTAAACTACTCGGCCCAAAAATAGGTGAGATCTACGAATCAGAAAATGAGCTCCTAGAATTTGCGTACTCGCTAGCTAAAGAGTACAAAAATGACATCGAACTACTCGACCTGAATAGCAGCTTGGACAGGATAATACAACTTTCCAGCAAGGCAAACGAGTATATATCCATGGAAGAGCCCTGGAAACTAAAGGAAAAACCTGAAACAGCAGGTAGAATCTTACATTCAGTGCTAGAAGCACTCAGAGTAATTGCTATAGGACTTCAGCCATTTGTTCCACAATCTGCAAGTACTATGCTCGATCTGCTTGCAGTTCCACCAGGAGAACGAAAACTGGCAAACATGAACAAGGAATCACGTACAAGACCCGGCACACAGATCAAGCTGCCGATCTCACCACTGTTCAGGAAACACCAATAG
- the gpmI gene encoding 2,3-bisphosphoglycerate-independent phosphoglycerate mutase — translation MPLILCILDGWGVSPQDKYNAVYQARTPHYDTLLEKFPHSLLSASSLEVGLPEGQMGNSEVGHMTIGSGRIIYHDLVRINHELEKIDKNPQLNIFANKLKGKRCHLVGLLSDGGVHSHVAHINKISNYLTSRGVTVCIHAFLDGRDTAPKAAKRYITEENTRRIATLAGRYYGMDRDKNWDRTVEAYRVIVKPTKHQRIFEKATEAIGYYYAQGISDEFIPPSVIGNYAGAQDGDGLFIANFRPDRARQITSELIGKTNFCEDKIKFSEMMTMSQYFEESLPTLIPRHQVKNTLSEIISGTGMYQLKIAETEKYAHVSYFFNGGKEAAFPREERILINSPRIKTYDLEPKMAALEITDALIKAVKSKRFDFIVVNYANADMVGHTGNMSATIEAVETLDICLGKLYKEACELNGYEMIVTSDHGNAECMYDHSTKLSNTAHTTNLVPFIVVSQRVKHVNNGGLYNIAGTVLKLLGIEKPTELANDLICFE, via the coding sequence ATGCCTTTAATTTTGTGTATACTAGACGGCTGGGGTGTCTCGCCCCAGGATAAGTATAATGCTGTCTACCAAGCTAGAACTCCGCACTACGACACACTGTTAGAAAAGTTTCCACATTCACTTCTTTCTGCAAGTAGCCTAGAAGTAGGTTTACCAGAGGGGCAAATGGGTAATTCAGAAGTTGGTCACATGACGATAGGTAGTGGCAGAATTATATATCATGACCTTGTCCGCATTAACCACGAGCTCGAAAAAATCGACAAAAACCCTCAGTTAAATATCTTTGCAAATAAACTCAAAGGGAAGAGGTGTCATCTTGTTGGACTCTTATCTGATGGAGGGGTACACTCTCACGTTGCACATATAAACAAAATCTCGAACTACCTCACATCGCGTGGAGTAACTGTATGCATACACGCATTCCTAGATGGTCGTGATACGGCACCAAAAGCAGCAAAGCGATATATAACAGAAGAGAACACAAGAAGAATTGCGACTCTGGCTGGGCGATACTACGGTATGGACAGAGATAAAAATTGGGACCGAACAGTCGAAGCATATCGTGTTATTGTAAAACCAACAAAGCACCAAAGAATCTTCGAAAAAGCAACCGAGGCAATAGGATATTACTATGCTCAAGGCATAAGCGACGAGTTTATTCCACCATCAGTGATTGGCAACTATGCAGGCGCGCAAGACGGAGACGGACTCTTTATAGCAAATTTCCGTCCAGATAGAGCAAGACAAATCACCTCTGAGCTTATTGGTAAAACAAACTTCTGCGAAGACAAGATAAAATTCTCAGAAATGATGACAATGAGCCAGTACTTTGAAGAATCCTTACCAACATTAATCCCACGACATCAGGTCAAGAATACTTTATCGGAGATCATCTCAGGTACTGGAATGTACCAGCTCAAAATAGCGGAGACCGAAAAATATGCTCATGTAAGCTACTTCTTCAATGGAGGAAAAGAGGCGGCTTTTCCAAGAGAAGAGCGTATTCTGATAAACTCACCACGCATAAAGACGTATGATTTGGAACCAAAAATGGCAGCCTTAGAGATAACTGACGCACTTATCAAGGCAGTAAAGTCAAAAAGATTTGATTTCATTGTGGTCAACTACGCAAACGCTGACATGGTAGGCCATACTGGAAACATGTCAGCAACTATCGAGGCAGTAGAGACATTAGATATTTGCCTTGGCAAACTATACAAAGAGGCCTGCGAACTTAACGGATATGAAATGATAGTTACCTCAGATCATGGTAATGCAGAATGCATGTACGACCATTCTACAAAGCTTTCAAACACAGCCCACACGACGAACCTAGTGCCATTCATCGTAGTGTCACAGAGAGTAAAACATGTAAACAACGGAGGCCTATATAACATCGCCGGAACTGTCCTCAAGCTTCTCGGTATAGAGAAGCCAACAGAACTAGCTAATGACCTTATTTGCTTCGAATAG
- the recR gene encoding recombination mediator RecR → MDKKIKALINLAESLPGLGPKSARRIVLHLLKSKETTLMRFIDTMQVLFETIKHCELCGNLESESPCSICRSTKRSSDIVCVVEEITDLWAIEKAGVHSGRYHVLNGALSIVNGITPETLQIEKLKRRVSSGAVKELIIATNATVEGQTTAQYIVEVLKGAQVKLSFLAHGIPVGSEMDYLDEGTLGIAFANRRAV, encoded by the coding sequence ATGGACAAGAAGATAAAAGCTCTAATAAACCTCGCTGAAAGTTTGCCAGGATTGGGGCCTAAATCAGCAAGGAGAATAGTCTTGCATTTATTGAAATCGAAGGAGACAACGTTGATGCGGTTTATCGATACGATGCAGGTTCTTTTCGAGACCATCAAGCACTGTGAGCTGTGCGGAAATCTTGAAAGTGAATCACCCTGTTCAATTTGTAGAAGCACTAAAAGAAGCTCAGATATTGTATGCGTAGTCGAAGAGATTACTGATCTCTGGGCAATAGAAAAGGCCGGAGTACACAGTGGAAGATATCATGTGCTGAATGGTGCATTATCCATTGTGAATGGTATTACTCCAGAAACGTTGCAAATAGAAAAATTAAAACGGAGAGTTTCTTCCGGAGCTGTAAAAGAGCTGATCATTGCCACCAACGCGACTGTAGAAGGTCAGACGACTGCACAATACATAGTCGAAGTTCTAAAAGGTGCACAGGTAAAATTGTCGTTTTTAGCGCATGGCATACCTGTAGGTAGCGAAATGGACTATCTAGATGAGGGAACACTGGGAATAGCATTCGCGAATCGTAGAGCTGTATAA